From Oscillospiraceae bacterium CM, a single genomic window includes:
- a CDS encoding dihydropteroate synthase, with product MIIIGEKINGAIPKTAEAIKNRDEAYIVGLVKAQEENGADYLDVCAGTSPEEEYDALCWLLDIVQKHATKPLCIDSPDPIMLIRIFPQLKKPGLLNSISMEGEKCQLLLPLLRDNPEWQVVALACDNGGIAASADDKVRIAFDLVEKAAEYGVGPERIHIDPLVLALSAVNDSAVQFCQAIRRIKEKYPTVNITAALSNVSFAMPERKLVNRSFLTMSMMSGLDSVIADPANKDIIGTIFATDALLGRDRFCRQYNKAFREGKLATAKK from the coding sequence ATGATCATAATTGGTGAAAAAATTAACGGCGCAATCCCTAAAACGGCGGAAGCCATCAAAAATCGGGATGAGGCGTATATTGTCGGCCTCGTCAAAGCGCAGGAGGAGAATGGTGCGGATTATCTGGACGTCTGCGCAGGGACCTCCCCGGAGGAAGAGTATGACGCGCTTTGCTGGCTTCTCGACATCGTTCAGAAACACGCGACGAAGCCGCTTTGCATTGACAGCCCGGACCCCATTATGCTGATTCGGATTTTCCCCCAGCTCAAAAAGCCGGGTCTTCTCAATTCCATCTCGATGGAAGGGGAGAAGTGCCAGCTGCTGCTGCCGCTCTTGAGAGACAACCCGGAATGGCAGGTCGTCGCGCTGGCTTGCGATAACGGCGGCATCGCCGCCTCGGCAGACGACAAGGTGCGCATCGCCTTTGACCTTGTTGAAAAGGCGGCGGAATACGGCGTCGGGCCGGAGCGGATTCATATCGACCCGTTGGTGCTGGCGCTCTCGGCCGTTAACGACTCGGCCGTCCAGTTTTGCCAGGCGATACGACGCATCAAGGAAAAGTATCCAACGGTCAACATCACGGCGGCGCTCTCCAATGTCTCCTTTGCGATGCCGGAGCGGAAGCTCGTAAACCGCAGCTTTCTGACGATGTCGATGATGTCCGGCCTTGACTCCGTTATTGCCGACCCGGCAAACAAAGATATTATCGGCACCATTTTCGCGACGGACGCGCTGTTAGGGCGCGACCGCTTCTGCCGCCAGTACAACAAGGCCTTCAGAGAAGGAAAGCTTGCCACGGCAAAAAAATAA
- a CDS encoding TetR/AcrR family transcriptional regulator, with amino-acid sequence MKHKNSKKSIIEKNAIQLFYDLGYSDCTLRKLASASGVTHSTILKHFNSKSECADLLVNKYHNSLIELVKAFSGAHDIFIDARTDKVLFYWCLHHRYIITDDKFRKFFTEYYKGDYRPFVQVHYQLTEKIFEELYDVQFDEPEYLKDIMIYALAAAELELVFLLDDGQIYYKEANRLLIEFFSRVFRFISVSENDFYAFIDRFGDRLDASLSHITACLAADE; translated from the coding sequence ATGAAGCATAAAAACAGCAAAAAAAGCATTATAGAGAAAAATGCAATTCAGTTGTTTTACGACCTGGGTTACAGCGACTGCACCCTCAGAAAACTGGCGTCTGCCAGCGGCGTGACGCACTCGACGATTTTAAAGCATTTTAACAGTAAGTCTGAATGCGCCGACCTGCTTGTCAACAAATACCACAACAGTCTCATTGAATTGGTAAAAGCTTTCAGCGGTGCGCACGACATTTTTATAGACGCCCGGACGGACAAGGTTCTTTTTTACTGGTGCCTGCACCATCGGTACATCATCACGGATGACAAGTTCCGCAAATTCTTCACAGAGTATTATAAAGGCGATTACAGACCGTTCGTCCAGGTCCACTATCAGCTGACTGAAAAGATCTTTGAAGAGCTGTATGACGTGCAATTTGATGAGCCGGAATATTTGAAGGATATCATGATTTACGCCTTGGCGGCGGCGGAGCTTGAGCTTGTATTTCTCCTTGACGACGGCCAAATCTACTACAAAGAAGCAAACAGGCTGCTCATTGAGTTTTTTTCCCGTGTATTCCGCTTTATCAGCGTCTCCGAAAATGACTTTTATGCGTTTATTGACCGATTCGGCGACCGATTGGACGCGTCCCTGTCACACATTACCGCCTGCCTGGCAGCGGACGAATAA
- a CDS encoding cobalamin-dependent protein (Presence of a B(12) (cobalamin)-binding domain implies dependence on cobalamin itself, in one of its several forms, or in some unusual lineages, dependence on a cobalamin-like analog.), with the protein MIDINKLQTAMGDLEEDIVVDMAQEIMANGGAGAAEAVEACKAGMETVGSRFESGDYFVSDLIYAGDILTKAIKIMAPALSSGGGEKTGRVILCTVKADLHDIGKNIVKAQLESSGFEVLDLGIDVPPEVIVKTAKEENIDIIALSGVLTLALDSMKATVDAFKAAGMRDKVKIIIGGAPVTEQACIGTGADEWAINPQKTVSVCTAWSKK; encoded by the coding sequence ATGATTGATATTAATAAGCTCCAGACGGCAATGGGAGACCTGGAGGAAGACATTGTCGTTGACATGGCGCAAGAGATTATGGCAAACGGCGGCGCTGGCGCGGCGGAAGCCGTTGAGGCTTGCAAGGCCGGTATGGAAACGGTCGGCAGCCGCTTTGAATCGGGGGACTACTTTGTGTCCGACCTCATCTATGCCGGTGATATTTTAACAAAGGCCATCAAGATTATGGCGCCCGCGCTGAGCAGCGGCGGCGGCGAGAAGACCGGAAGAGTGATTCTCTGCACCGTCAAGGCGGATTTGCACGATATCGGTAAGAACATCGTCAAAGCGCAGCTGGAATCCTCCGGATTCGAGGTACTGGATTTAGGAATTGACGTGCCGCCTGAAGTGATCGTCAAAACGGCCAAAGAAGAGAACATCGATATTATCGCCCTCTCCGGTGTTTTGACGCTGGCGCTTGACTCCATGAAGGCGACTGTTGATGCCTTCAAAGCCGCCGGGATGCGTGACAAGGTTAAAATTATTATCGGCGGCGCGCCTGTTACCGAGCAGGCTTGCATCGGCACCGGTGCCGACGAGTGGGCAATCAATCCGCAGAAGACGGTGAGCGTCTGCACGGCTTGGTCTAAAAAATAA
- a CDS encoding hemerythrin family protein, translating to MAVRWRNSTSCNIKEIDNQHKKLFEISSKLNILEPICTQIDFKDEILDVIDQLKDYSIYHFTYEESLMQKYHYPDYEEHRDAHKAFIKKILDLENGDVNFSSSESLRHIIDFINGWVMAHILKTDMKYKDFFNNLGIE from the coding sequence ATGGCAGTAAGATGGAGAAACAGCACAAGCTGCAATATCAAAGAAATTGACAACCAGCACAAAAAACTCTTTGAAATCAGCTCGAAGCTCAACATTCTAGAGCCCATCTGTACACAAATCGATTTTAAGGATGAAATCCTGGATGTTATTGACCAGCTCAAGGATTATTCCATCTACCATTTTACATACGAAGAATCGCTCATGCAAAAATATCATTATCCGGATTATGAGGAACACCGTGACGCCCACAAAGCGTTTATTAAAAAAATTCTTGACCTTGAAAATGGCGACGTAAATTTCAGCAGCTCGGAATCGCTCCGGCATATTATTGATTTCATCAACGGCTGGGTTATGGCGCATATTTTAAAAACTGATATGAAATATAAAGACTTTTTCAACAATCTCGGCATTGAATAA
- a CDS encoding RluA family pseudouridine synthase, giving the protein MIQDTSNNRNNTSDGLSFPVTEQSGLLDFLLQHITKLSRNSVKSLLTRKVVFVDGKRVTKHDYPLKPGQTVHVAKSSGSVEKNMPVILYEDQDLLVINKPAGLLSIATDTEKDMTAYHLMTDYVRRSHPKNRLFIVHRLDRETSGVLLFAKNERMKQALQDNWEALVNERRYTAVTEGLFDKKEGTVRSWLKQTKTLLVYSGKAGDGLEAVTTYRVIRESAEYSLVDILLETGRKNQIRVHMKELGHPVVGDTKYGAKTNPFKRLGLHANVLALSKPFSNEPMRFEAPVPGRFMTLFQR; this is encoded by the coding sequence GTGATACAAGACACATCAAATAATCGAAACAATACCTCAGACGGGCTGTCGTTTCCCGTGACAGAACAGAGCGGGCTGCTGGACTTTCTGCTGCAGCATATAACAAAACTGTCGCGAAACAGCGTGAAGTCGCTTTTGACACGCAAAGTTGTTTTTGTCGACGGCAAGCGTGTGACGAAACATGATTATCCCCTGAAACCGGGTCAGACCGTTCACGTCGCCAAATCATCCGGCAGCGTTGAAAAGAACATGCCGGTGATTCTTTATGAGGATCAGGACCTGCTTGTCATCAACAAGCCGGCCGGTCTTTTATCCATCGCGACTGATACAGAAAAGGACATGACGGCGTATCATCTGATGACCGACTATGTGCGCCGGAGCCATCCAAAAAACCGCCTTTTCATCGTCCACCGGCTCGACCGCGAGACGTCCGGCGTTTTGCTGTTTGCCAAAAACGAACGGATGAAGCAGGCGCTGCAGGACAATTGGGAGGCCCTCGTGAACGAGCGGCGCTATACCGCCGTCACAGAGGGCTTGTTTGACAAGAAAGAAGGTACCGTCCGCTCCTGGCTTAAGCAGACGAAAACACTCCTGGTGTACTCCGGGAAAGCGGGAGACGGGCTGGAAGCCGTCACGACTTATCGCGTTATTCGTGAATCGGCGGAATATTCGCTCGTCGATATCCTGCTTGAAACGGGCCGCAAAAACCAAATCCGCGTCCACATGAAGGAACTGGGGCATCCCGTCGTGGGTGACACCAAATATGGCGCGAAAACAAATCCATTTAAACGGCTCGGGCTTCACGCAAACGTCCTTGCGCTTTCGAAGCCCTTTTCCAACGAGCCGATGCGTTTTGAAGCGCCGGTGCCCGGCCGTTTTATGACGCTTTTTCAGCGCTGA
- a CDS encoding aldo/keto reductase, protein MEYAPYGKTGMTVSRFGLGCMRFPDDEKEAIAMVRYAIDNGVNYLDTAYVYEGSEVTTGKALKDGYRGKTYLATKSPIWKIGKHEDFEKYLDEELRSLGTDYVDVYLLHNLYPDNWEKVKRYDGLKFLDKMIEKGKIRHKAFSIHSTLEHYKEIVDAYDWEMSQIQLNILDTHMQAGLEGLQYAAAKSLAVVIMEPLRGGAILGNVPPEVSAMLAAYPEKRPLVEWCFRWLYNMPEVTLVLSGTSTMDQLKDNLRIFEEGKPGVMNAEDLALIAKIKEAYDARRSIGCTGCRYCMPCPQGVNIPEIFKLFNSFQFSKPSLIDPLVYQETFLPEGTGADRCVACGLCMEHCPQTLAIPELLQLAHTELSEDMESFIRYVTQ, encoded by the coding sequence TTGGAATATGCGCCTTATGGAAAAACAGGGATGACGGTATCGCGTTTCGGCCTCGGCTGCATGCGCTTTCCCGATGATGAAAAAGAAGCCATCGCCATGGTCCGATATGCTATTGACAACGGCGTCAATTATCTGGATACGGCTTATGTTTATGAGGGCAGTGAGGTCACGACAGGCAAAGCGCTGAAAGACGGCTACCGCGGAAAAACGTACCTCGCCACGAAAAGCCCGATCTGGAAGATCGGAAAACATGAGGATTTTGAAAAATACCTCGACGAGGAGCTCCGAAGCCTTGGGACGGATTATGTCGATGTCTATCTGCTGCACAATCTCTACCCGGATAATTGGGAGAAGGTGAAGCGGTACGATGGCCTTAAGTTTTTAGATAAGATGATCGAAAAGGGGAAAATCCGCCACAAGGCGTTTTCCATCCATAGTACGCTGGAGCATTATAAAGAGATCGTCGATGCCTATGACTGGGAAATGTCACAGATTCAGCTTAATATCCTCGACACGCACATGCAAGCCGGCCTTGAAGGGCTTCAATACGCAGCAGCTAAGAGCCTCGCCGTCGTCATCATGGAGCCGCTGCGCGGCGGGGCAATCCTGGGCAATGTCCCTCCAGAGGTCTCGGCGATGCTTGCCGCATATCCCGAAAAAAGGCCGCTTGTCGAGTGGTGCTTCCGCTGGCTGTACAACATGCCGGAGGTGACGCTTGTTTTAAGCGGCACGAGCACGATGGATCAGCTCAAGGATAACCTGAGAATTTTTGAAGAGGGTAAGCCCGGCGTCATGAACGCCGAGGACCTGGCGCTCATTGCAAAGATCAAAGAGGCGTATGATGCCAGACGCAGCATCGGCTGCACAGGCTGCCGGTACTGCATGCCTTGCCCGCAGGGCGTCAACATCCCCGAAATCTTCAAGCTTTTTAACAGCTTTCAGTTTTCAAAACCGTCCTTAATCGACCCGCTCGTCTATCAGGAAACGTTTTTGCCCGAAGGTACCGGTGCCGACCGGTGCGTCGCGTGCGGTCTGTGCATGGAGCACTGCCCGCAGACGCTTGCGATTCCCGAGCTGCTGCAATTGGCGCACACCGAGCTTTCCGAGGATATGGAGTCATTCATTAGATATGTGACGCAGTGA
- a CDS encoding EAL domain-containing protein: MSASVVLRILFYYSGIISLMIGGFILYLAPKKNLNRIFFTLCIALTFWAVGFSMAINAPNMETCLLWRRVSAVGWGSQFAVLLHFALVFSQKEALLKKWWLYPLLYAPAAITVYVFAISGTMAAQLYRFVETAAGWANVANSSVWDWVFSIYYVAYMMCSLTLIWLYGRHAASRRIKKQADAIVYSFLAAFIIGSITDIFGNIIFSDNIPQIAPIIILVPIVFIYYSIIQHGLMTSEPFNQAELILTKSTQGKVYQFLSIALILGSVLSVVLQLTGSENIYRSLLSSCSILIFGIAIYVIRMIKVRNYVKDIVLIGIIFVTIPGIILLFADYGSVTVWSVSFLFIVISMVFNKPVVLLSISVSILSTQVLIWLLTQESTVVIGSANYIGRLAILCFTLVIAYYINKIYINRLKQNADQLRLQKFISEISSDFINVNASNIDEKMNWVIRIVGKLFAIDSISILLVDTERYTVDGTNIWNVNKMQIGTSFSYTIAQTDMAWLFNHLSNNEPIYIPDVSLLPETAISIRNKLQAENTRALIAIPIEEKTNTIRIMQCNTDNNSRSWVDDELRILKIIANIFNDALLKIEAEKEISFMAYHDHLTGLPNRRLFRDRLDQAIALAKRTEKLLGVIFIDLDSFKTINDTIGHEGGDTLLKTVSDKLVKSVRLSDTVSRFGGDEFLILINNIARDEDIVFIAEKIMEVLKQPFSLDGQEYNLTTSVGISMYPFDGTDMDSLIRNADIAMYKAKENGKNQFVICTTALKNEVLRKIKITNSLYRALDRDELYLNYQPQVSLTTGEIIGVEALIRWRHPELGLVSPAVFIPIAEQIGVIGDIGEWVLEAACRQAKAWQDAGLNPGTIAVNVSAYQLRNQNFTENLHKILKKTGLAPAFLEIEITESAAMNETSNVLGLMNCLRSLGILIAIDDFGTDYSSLSRLKELPIDKIKIDKQFVDGIEDSEKDQAIVRTIINLAKNLDLKVIAEGVENAEQLAFLKAEQCDDVQGFFFYKPMSAEDIENNLR, translated from the coding sequence TTGAGTGCCAGTGTCGTGCTCCGAATTTTGTTTTATTATTCCGGTATTATCAGTTTGATGATCGGCGGCTTTATTCTATACCTCGCACCAAAAAAAAACCTAAACAGAATTTTCTTTACCCTTTGCATCGCATTAACCTTTTGGGCCGTCGGCTTTTCAATGGCGATTAACGCCCCCAATATGGAGACGTGTCTTCTTTGGAGAAGGGTTAGCGCCGTTGGTTGGGGCTCCCAGTTTGCCGTTTTGCTGCATTTTGCCCTCGTTTTCTCTCAAAAGGAGGCACTTCTGAAAAAATGGTGGCTTTATCCGCTTCTATATGCGCCCGCCGCCATAACAGTTTATGTTTTCGCTATATCCGGCACCATGGCCGCTCAGCTTTATCGGTTTGTTGAGACAGCGGCTGGGTGGGCTAATGTCGCAAACAGCAGCGTTTGGGACTGGGTCTTTAGCATCTACTACGTCGCTTACATGATGTGTTCGCTCACACTCATCTGGCTGTATGGCAGGCACGCCGCATCACGCCGCATCAAAAAGCAGGCTGACGCCATTGTCTATTCGTTTTTGGCAGCATTTATTATCGGTTCCATAACAGATATTTTTGGTAACATCATTTTTTCGGATAACATCCCGCAAATCGCCCCCATCATCATATTGGTGCCGATCGTTTTCATCTACTATTCAATCATTCAGCATGGTCTTATGACATCAGAGCCTTTCAATCAGGCTGAATTGATCTTAACAAAATCGACTCAAGGAAAAGTCTATCAGTTCTTGTCCATCGCGCTCATACTCGGGAGCGTCCTGAGCGTTGTTTTGCAGTTAACTGGTTCTGAGAATATCTACCGCTCTTTGCTTTCCAGCTGCTCTATTCTGATATTTGGTATTGCCATATATGTGATTAGAATGATCAAGGTCAGAAATTATGTGAAAGATATCGTCCTGATCGGTATCATCTTTGTCACAATCCCTGGGATCATATTGTTATTTGCCGATTACGGCAGCGTGACAGTTTGGTCAGTTTCATTCCTGTTCATCGTCATTTCAATGGTTTTTAACAAGCCGGTCGTTTTATTGTCAATATCCGTGTCAATCCTCTCGACACAGGTTTTGATCTGGCTGCTGACACAGGAATCAACGGTAGTAATCGGCAGCGCCAATTATATCGGGCGTCTTGCCATCTTGTGCTTCACCCTTGTCATCGCTTACTATATCAATAAAATCTACATTAATAGACTTAAGCAGAATGCCGACCAGCTGCGCCTTCAAAAATTCATTTCCGAGATATCGTCTGATTTTATTAACGTCAACGCGTCAAATATCGATGAAAAAATGAACTGGGTTATCCGAATTGTCGGGAAACTCTTCGCCATTGACAGCATCAGCATTCTCTTGGTCGACACGGAGCGTTATACGGTTGATGGCACAAATATCTGGAATGTCAACAAAATGCAAATCGGCACAAGTTTTTCGTATACCATCGCACAGACGGATATGGCCTGGCTTTTTAACCATCTCTCAAACAATGAGCCGATCTATATCCCGGACGTTTCGCTTTTGCCGGAAACTGCAATCAGCATCCGAAATAAGCTTCAGGCAGAAAACACCCGCGCGCTCATTGCGATCCCAATTGAGGAAAAGACGAACACCATCCGAATTATGCAGTGTAATACCGATAACAATTCGCGGTCATGGGTGGATGACGAGCTGCGGATTTTAAAAATTATCGCTAATATTTTTAATGATGCCCTATTAAAAATTGAAGCTGAAAAAGAAATCAGCTTTATGGCCTATCACGACCATTTGACAGGTCTGCCAAACAGGCGCTTATTCCGTGATCGGCTCGATCAGGCCATCGCACTGGCAAAAAGGACGGAAAAACTGCTCGGCGTCATTTTTATCGACCTCGATTCCTTCAAGACAATTAACGATACGATCGGGCACGAAGGCGGCGACACCCTTTTGAAGACCGTTTCCGACAAGCTTGTCAAATCCGTCCGATTATCCGATACAGTCTCGCGTTTCGGCGGGGACGAGTTCTTAATCCTGATTAATAATATCGCACGAGACGAGGACATCGTCTTCATCGCCGAGAAGATTATGGAGGTTTTAAAGCAGCCTTTTAGTCTCGACGGGCAGGAATATAACCTTACAACGAGCGTTGGTATCTCCATGTATCCGTTTGACGGGACCGATATGGACAGCCTGATCAGAAACGCCGATATCGCCATGTACAAAGCCAAGGAAAACGGAAAAAATCAATTTGTCATTTGCACCACAGCGCTTAAAAACGAAGTGCTTCGCAAAATTAAAATTACCAACAGCCTGTATCGCGCTTTAGATCGTGATGAGCTCTATTTGAATTATCAGCCGCAGGTCAGCCTAACGACTGGTGAAATTATCGGTGTCGAAGCGTTAATCCGGTGGCGTCACCCTGAGCTCGGGCTCGTTTCACCAGCTGTTTTTATCCCAATTGCTGAGCAGATCGGCGTGATTGGCGACATTGGCGAATGGGTGCTGGAGGCGGCGTGCCGTCAGGCAAAGGCCTGGCAAGACGCAGGATTAAACCCCGGAACAATCGCTGTCAACGTATCGGCCTATCAGCTGCGCAACCAGAATTTTACCGAGAATCTGCACAAAATCCTTAAAAAGACAGGTCTCGCTCCAGCGTTTTTGGAAATTGAAATCACCGAAAGTGCCGCGATGAACGAAACAAGTAACGTTTTGGGCCTAATGAACTGTCTCAGAAGTCTCGGCATCCTGATCGCCATCGACGATTTCGGGACGGATTACTCCTCTTTAAGTCGTTTAAAAGAGCTGCCGATTGACAAAATCAAAATCGACAAGCAGTTTGTTGACGGCATCGAAGACAGCGAGAAGGATCAGGCCATTGTCCGAACAATTATCAACCTCGCTAAGAACCTCGATTTAAAGGTTATCGCCGAAGGTGTTGAAAACGCTGAGCAGCTGGCGTTCTTAAAAGCGGAGCAGTGCGACGATGTGCAAGGCTTTTTCTTTTACAAGCCGATGAGCGCCGAGGACATTGAAAACAACCTCCGATAA